The following proteins come from a genomic window of Aspergillus oryzae RIB40 DNA, chromosome 4:
- the pyr2 gene encoding non-reducing polyketide synthase pyr2 (polyketide synthase modules and related proteins) — protein MKVDERVAIIGTGCRFPGGSNSPHELWELLVNPRDVARKVPPDRFNIAAFHHPQMGHHGTTAAWESYFLDENIQRFDASFFNISPTEAAAMDPQQRLLLETVYESLDRAGLRLEELQGTQTGVFCGLMRHDYHRLLTADMETNPPYALAGTAGSVLANRVSYFFDWHGPSITIDTACSSSLVAVHLACESLRKGECSLAIVGGSNLLLSPDPYIWESKMQLLSPTNRCHMWDASADGFACGEGVASVVLKRLTDALADGDHIECVIRATGVNSDGRSPGLTMPNSNAQSALIMDTYARAGLHPKQNPHDRCQFFEAHGTGTKAGDPQEAAAIQDALFGCNMEENQPNNETVYVGSIKTIIGHTAGAAGLAGVIRASLALQNGVVPPNLHFNRVSDTVAPHTTHLEVPTRAVRWPELPSGVPRRVSVNSFGFGGTNAHAILESFDQASRHPSTQVERVHQSQQALLPIVFSAASQSSLADLLEGYVQWLFDNPNVDLLGLASSLLLRRSTLRYRKAFIAASPDELRIKIQHELKRNTTDAQWAIMSPPKREGGNCILGVFTGQGAQWPQMGLELIQNCPQARMRLRELQQSLDDLPIEYRPGFTLLDELSAPESQSRLGETALSLPLRTALQIIQIDLLRALGITFNAVVGHSSGEIAAVYAAGILNATDAIRVAYLRGFAVKHAASRGKMIAVNLTEHQANAICSQPMWKGQVAVAAYNSPSNVTLSGDPETMDELVWLLRSLERHTHPLNTDAAYHSHHMQPCAGPYLQALKSCNVGVSSPSSVQMFSSVYKGLVVNSTDCALDSTYWCDNMLRPVLFSQAISTCLDQIPDINLIIEVGPHTALQGSIKHILHDTLSEGSVVPYIGLAHRGEDSIQSMAAAIGRLWAYLGMRDLKLQQYIQLFGPFRESCCVQSLPTYPFDHRTSYWAEPRLSQARLHCPIPPHPLLGVLSSECGRDEWRWRNYLHLEEIPWLTGHRILSDISYPPMGYIAMAVEAAQAASRSKPLQLVEIHSLIIERTISIPVEGPGIETLFKMDIESADNDTMTGTFQCQISCGNEFQKCASGRVILALGEANPTVLPSKSKGMSISYPMNVDKFYNQLQIVGGNVSDIFRGITELTRQEGGMQGVANVPSHDQPTFHPVVMTTALQVLWGAMMSDEGRLSALPLPVRIDSVTINPSCSHSGHVCLEASITRTGSGRNGCGDVLVFNGQGDGIAQLEGIHLTLSKPKNSSDDQALAFGTTVWGPLNPDPSIGYPKNLPYNLSIQNLQARLAVLYLRDAQAGLTAQDRERLVSHRRHYVAWMDSTLSKIRDGVHPHYPRDWLLGTIGELDSQTTSHETLIHVTHIVGQNLLQFLSGGEETILLKLRDNNIDLLTRYYQDDEAMRIMSDSLGKVVSQIVFRNPQLHVLEVGAGTGSATRAILSSIGRNYHSYTYTDISPAFFEGASAAFHTHEDRFIYKVLDVECDVTDQGFSMHSYDVVIASNVLHATRSLRRTLMNIRKLIKPSGYLVLLEGTDPDRVPTPFIFGAFEGWWLGEDDGRSGGPLIRREEWDVLLQCTGFGRCTSYTPTNQANLYGMSVIVSQPTDMPAIPVIEMDLLLVGGSTETTRQIILDLKTILRDSFVQISSCLSVDDFTPGPGISQLAILCLAELDHHSEETRWQWQDMRLMMTAASCLLWVSPADDPHSGVSKGLLRSLALDSSSGLLQHLTVIDSTPIGAEMLATTLMNLVRTKQEGMGRPEIELGWGEGILNIPRIVRDPTITQRLLASRSPCVFNLVDVREQAVCRLVSTEGSQKEKVDVYLTDPKNATTSAAKLFSNESIVQYQVHYCTQAALTITEKCSLFLIVGQNVFNGARQLALSISHGSIISTPLSWAWDVPASVSTDNEPKLLAAVAATILAFAIADLAGPSSTLWVHEAQAMGPTFMDALVSAVSDRQDIKNLTLTTSQCGLSDTRVHFVHPHSSTKTLSSVLPRNVSSAVLFDDGRLSRRSRLVLPRCANFRSFSDFFRPSSIIEEIDIQSVATILNSACAFVTRKGYEKGSSPRIISPREQSSVDSLEVVNWRQPTWIEAQILPASSLVSLSPTMAYVVVNMNHKLRRLVLDFLVRQGARHIVWVGEWSDEDFAWIAQLSRDEVHVAVVQMWAFLSSISDLYDQLTSTRKAEIPISSLQTYMPIGGIIYDGLKDSPQQAAENTLLLDELCGNDATFFILVGSLLGHIGFTDSNSFIGSTTGVLSGVISRRRQRGYVGSVLYLGEQNAVEDITLSAGDIREAFSEAILLGPPESTSNGEILAGLRNSEKWELVPKLSAWNESKTLLESDDKSQSAGQGQAHDTDAVTQLKLATSVAEAREIILQLFKEKLRRKLGLSSDVPLRRETLLHELGIDSLVAVDIHIWFARELGAKIPVVQIMGAGSIGSMVDEVVKRRNGFT, from the coding sequence ATGAAAGTCGATGAACGAGTCGCTATTATTGGTACGGGATGTCGATTTCCTGGGGGATCCAATTCGCCTCACGAACTGTGGGAGCTGTTAGTGAACCCAAGGGATGTGGCCAGAAAGGTTCCGCCAGACCGTTTCAATATTGCTGCTTTTCATCACCCCCAGATGGGACATCATGGAACCACCGCGGCATGGGAGTCGTACTTCCTGGATGAGAATATCCAGCGTTTTGACGCATCCTTCTTTAATATTTCCCCCACTGAGGCGGCTGCAATGGACCCTCAGCAACGCCTCCTTCTGGAAACAGTATATGAATCTCTGGATCGGGCAGGCTTGCGACTGGAGGAACTCCAAGGCACTCAAACAGGCGTCTTTTGTGGACTTATGCGACACGACTATCATCGTCTCCTCACGGCTGATATGGAGACAAACCCACCCTATGCGTTGGCTGGCACAGCAGGCTCGGTCCTGGCCAATCGTGTCTCTTATTTCTTTGACTGGCACGGGCCTTCGATCACGATCGATACAGCATGTTCTTCCAGTCTGGTAGCTGTTCATCTAGCGTGTGAATCCCTGCGCAAAGGCGAGTGTTCGTTGGCGATCGTTGGGGGTAGTAATCTGTTATTGAGCCCGGATCCCTATATATGGGAGTCGAAAATGCAGCTTCTGTCCCCGACCAATCGCTGCCATATGTGGGATGCTAGTGCGGATGGGTTTGCCTGTGGAGAAGGAGTGGCATCCGTAGTGCTGAAGAGGTTAACTGACGCCCTCGCCGATGGGGATCACATCGAGTGTGTTATCCGGGCGACAGGAGTGAATTCGGATGGACGCAGTCCAGGCTTAACCATGCCCAACAGCAATGCACAGAGCGCCCTGATCATGGACACGTATGCCCGTGCAGGACTTCACCCCAAGCAGAACCCTCACGATCGCTGTCAGTTCTTCGAAGCCCATGGTACAGGCACTAAGGCTGGTGACCCGCAAGAGGCAGCGGCCATCCAGGATGCGCTTTTCGGGTGCAATATGGAGGAAAACCAACCAAATAATGAAACAGTTTATGTCGGTTCCATTAAAACCATTATTGGCCATACCGCTGGTGCTGCAGGGTTGGCGGGGGTTATTCGTGCCTCGTTAGCTTTGCAGAATGGTGTGGTCCCGCCCAACTTGCACTTTAACAGGGTGAGCGATACTGTGGCACCGCATACCACTCATCTGGAGGTCCCAACTCGGGCGGTTCGATGGCCTGAGCTACCTAGTGGCGTTCCTCGACGTGTATCTGTGAACTCgtttggctttggaggaaCCAATGCACATGCCATACTGGAGAGCTTTGACCAAGCGAGTCGACATCCCTCTACACAGGTTGAGCGGGTTCATCAATCCCAACAGGCCTTGCTCCCCATAGTCTTTTCAGCAGCATCTCAATCCTCCCTGGCTGATCTGCTAGAAGGATATGTCCAGTGGCTATTTGATAACCCAAACGTAGACCTACTGGGTTTGGCATCATCACTATTGTTGCGCCGATCAACTTTACGCTACCGGAAGGCTTTTATTGCAGCTTCACCTGACGAACTACGGATAAAGATCCAGCATGAGCTGAAGCGCAATACTACAGACGCCCAATGGGCTATCATGTCCCCGCCTAAGCGTGAAGGCGGAAACTGCATTCTTGGCGTTTTCACCGGCCAAGGAGCACAGTGGCCACAGATGGGCTTGGAGCTCATCCAAAATTGCCCACAAGCCCGTATGCGATTGCGTGAGCTGCAGCAGTCATTAGATGACCTGCCAATAGAATACCGTCCAGGATTTACACTTTTAGATGAATTGTCTGCGCCAGAGAGCCAATCTCGTCTTGGTGAAACCGCTCTATCACTACCGCTACGAACAGctcttcagatcatccaGATTGACCTGCTTCGTGCTCTTGGGATCACTTTTAATGCAGTAGTTGGGCATTCATCCGGGGAAATTGCTGCAGTATATGCTGCAGGTATCCTGAATGCCACGGATGCAATCCGAGTCGCATACCTTCGCGGTTTCGCTGTTAAGCATGCCGCATCTCGTGGAAAGATGATAGCAGTGAATTTGACCGAGCATCAAGCGAATGCTATCTGTTCACAGCCAATGTGGAAAGGCCAGGTGGCGGTGGCAGCCTATAATTCACCGTCCAATGTCACCCTGTCGGGTGACCCGGAGACGATGGACGAACTTGTATGGCTACTGAGGAGCCTTGAGCGACATACCCACCCTCTGAATACAGATGCAGCATATCACTCACATCATATGCAGCCATGCGCAGGGCCCTATCTGCAGGCCCTCAAATCTTGCAATGTAGGTGTGTCCTCACCATCATCGGTGCAAATGTTCTCTAGCGTGTACAAAGGCTTGGTGGTGAATAGCACAGATTGCGCTTTGGACAGTACATATTGGTGTGATAACATGTTGCGTCCAGTTCTATTCTCTCAGGCCATTTCGACCTGTCTGGACCAGATCCCGGATATTAATTTAATCATCGAGGTCGGCCCCCACACTGCACTTCAAGGGTCGATCAAACACATTCTACATGACACCCTTTCCGAGGGCTCCGTGGTACCCTATATTGGGCTGGCTCATCGAGGGGAGGATTCGATTCAGTCCATGGCTGCAGCGATCGGTAGACTCTGGGCGTACCTTGGTATGCGAGACCTGAAACTCCAGCAATATATCCAACTATTTGGACCATTTCGAGAATCATGCTGCGTCCAGTCACTTCCAACGTACCCCTTCGATCACCGTACATCCTACTGGGCTGAACCGCGTCTCTCCCAGGCACGTCTACATTGCCCTATCCCACCACACCCACTACTCGGCGTGCTTAGTAGTGAATGCGGTAGGGATGAATGGCGGTGGAGAAACTACCTCCACCTGGAGGAGATCCCCTGGCTTACTGGCCACCGCATCTTATCAGATATCTCTTATCCACCGATGGGCTACATTGCCATGGCTGTGGAGGCAGCACAAGCTGCCTCCCGGTCAAAGCCCCTACAACTTGTCGAAATTCATTCGTTGATCATAGAGCGTACAATCTCCATTCCAGTAGAGGGGCCGGGCATTGAAACCCTTTTCAAGATGGATATTGAGTCTGCTGACAACGATACAATGACTGGAACATTTCAGTGTCAGATAAGCTGTGGTAATGAATTTCAGAAATGTGCTTCTGGCAGGGTTATCCTTGCACTGGGTGAAGCTAACCCGACAGTCCTACCGTCGAAGAGCAAAGGAATGTCCATATCATACCCGATGAATGTCGACAAGTTCTACAACCAGTTACAAATTGTGGGCGGAAATGTCTCCGATATATTTCGGGGAATAACTGAACTAACCCGACAAGAAGGTGGTATGCAAGGGGTGGCCAATGTTCCCTCCCATGATCAGCCCACTTTTCATCCGGTCGTTATGACTACAGCGTTGCAGGTACTCTGGGGAGCTATGATGTCAGATGAAGGGCGACTATCAGCATTGCCTCTACCGGTACGGATCGACTCGGTAACGATCAACCCATCCTGCTCCCATTCTGGACATGTCTGTCTGGAAGCCTCTATTACCCGCACGGGTTCTGGGAGGAATGGGTGCGGTGATGTGCTCGTGTTCAACGGGCAAGGCGACGGCATAGCCCAGCTAGAGGGTATCCATCTCACTCTCTCGAAGCCCAAGAATAGTAGTGATGATCAAGCCCTGGCTTTCGGGACTACTGTGTGGGGGCCGCTGAATCCAGACCCCAGCATTGGCTATCCCAAGAACCTGCCATATAATCTCTCAATCCAGAATCTACAGGCTCGTCTAGCTGTGTTATATCTTCGAGATGCTCAAGCTGGTCTCACTGCACAGGATCGCGAGCGGCTTGTCTCGCATCGCAGGCACTATGTCGCATGGATGGATTCCACATTGTCCAAGATTCGTGATGGCGTACATCCCCATTATCCACGAGACTGGCTTCTAGGGACCATAGGTGAACTTGACTCGCAAACAACATCTCACGAGACCCTTATCCATGTCACGCATATAGTAGGGCAAAACCTCCTTCAGTTCCTGTccggcggagaagaaacaatACTCCTGAAACTACGCGACAATAACATCGATCTCCTGACCCGATACTACCAGGATGATGAGGCAATGCGTATCATGAGTGACAGTCTGGGCAAGGTGGTCAGTCAAATTGTGTTCCGTAATCCTCAACTACACGTCCTCGAGGTTGGTGCTGGGACAGGATCTGCTACTCGAGCTATATTGTCTTCTATCGGTCGGAACTACCATTCCTATACATATACGGATATCTCACCAGCCTTCTTTGAGGGCGCATCGGCAGCATTCCATACCCATGAAGATCGTTTCATCTACAAGGTGCTCGATGTTGAATGTGACGTGACTGATCAAGGTTTCTCCATGCATAGCTACGATGTCGTTATCGCAAGCAATGTGCTGCATGCTACTCGGTCCCTGCGTCGCACGCTGATGAACATAAGAAAGCTCATCAAACCATCAGGCTATCTTGTGCTCCTGGAAGGTACAGATCCCGATCGAGTTCCGACTCCCTTTATCTTCGGTGCATTTGAAGGCTGGTGGCTGGGTGAGGACGACGGACGATCTGGAGGACCATTGATCCGACGTGAAGAATGGGACGTCTTGTTACAGTGTACTGGATTCGGTAGATGTACTTCATATACACCAACCAATCAAGCCAACTTGTATGGTATGTCTGTGATAGTGTCACAGCCTACTGATATGCCAGCAATCCCCGTGATAGAGATGGATTTGCTGCTGGTAGGTGGTAGTACGGAAACTACAAGGCAGATTATACTGGACTTAAAGACGATCCTCCGCGACTCGTTCGTTCAAATATCCTCCTGCCTGAGTGTGGATGATTTTACACCTGGCCCAGGGATTTCTCAGCTTGCTATACTCTGTCTTGCTGAGCTTGACCACCACTCTGAGGAGACAAGATGGCAATGGCAGGATATGCgcttgatgatgacggcAGCAAGCTGTCTACTATGGGTTTCCCCGGCGGACGACCCGCATTCCGGTGTAAGCAAAGGTCTTCTTCGATCACTTGCACTGGACTCCTCGTCCGGCCTATTGCAACACCTTACCGTCATCGATTCGACACCTATTGGAGCTGAAATGCTCGCTACCACATTAATGAATCTTGTCCGGACAAAGCAAGAAGGCATGGGGCGACCTGAGATTGAACTAGGATGGGGCGAGGGAATACTGAACATTCCGCGTATTGTGCGTGATCCAACCATCACTCAACGACTACTCGCTAGCCGTAGTCCTTGCGTGTTTAATTTGGTAGATGTCCGGGAGCAAGCTGTTTGCCGGCTAGTCTCGACGGAGGGttcacagaaagaaaaggtagaTGTGTATTTGACGGATCCAAAGAATGCCACCACTTCTGCGGCAAAGCTATTCTCAAATGAGTCCATCGTTCAGTATCAAGTACATTATTGTACACAGGCTGCACTAACAATAACGGAGAAATGTTCCCTTTTTCTGATCGTCGGACAGAATGTGTTCAATGGTGCGCGACAGCTCGCCCTCTCAATCTCTCATGGTTCCATAATCTCGACACCGTTGTCTTGGGCCTGGGATGTCCCAGCCTCTGTTTCCACTGATAATGAACCAAAACTACTAGCCGCTGTCGCAGCTACTATTTTAGCTTTCGCGATCGCCGATCTCGCTGGTCCGTCTTCAACACTTTGGGTACATGAAGCACAGGCAATGGGGCCGACATTCATGGATGCGCTGGTGTCTGCTGTGTCTGATAGACAGGACATCAAGAATCTTACCTTGACTACATCACAATGTGGGCTGTCTGATACCCGTGTGCACTTCGTTCATCCGCACAGCTCCACAAAAACCCTGTCCAGCGTGCTACCCCGGAATGTCTCGTCTGCGGTCCTGTTCGATGATGGACGACTTTCTCGGCGATCAAGACTAGTGCTACCTCGCTGTGCTAACTTCCGGAGCTTTTCAGACTTCTTTCGACCCTCCTCCATTATAGAAGAGATAGACATACAGTCCGTTGCTACTATATTGAATAGTGCCTGTGCTTTTGTCACCCGTAAAGGGTACGAGAAAGGAAGCTCGCCCCGCATTATCTCTCCTAGAGAACAATCATCAGTGGACTCTCTGGAGGTGGTTAACTGGCGGCAGCCGACATGGATTGAAGCACAGATCCTCCCTGCTAGCTCACTGGTCAGTCTCTCGCCGACGATGGCGTATGTCGTTGTTAATATGAACCACAAATTGCGTCGACTAGTGCTCGACTTCTTGGTTCGACAAGGTGCCAGACATATTGTTTGGGTTGGCGAATGGTCAGATGAAGATTTCGCATGGATCGCCCAGCTCTCGAGAGATGAAGTGCATGTGGCTGTAGTACAGATGTGggctttcttgtcttcaatATCCGATTTATACGATCAACTAACATCTACCAGGAAAGCCGAAATTCCGATCAGTAGTCTTCAAACATATATGCCAATAGGTGGAATCATTTATGACGGGCTGAAGGACAGCCCACAACAGGCGGCTGAGAATACTCTGCTGCTGGATGAGCTCTGCGGTAATGATGCCACATTTTTCATTCTGGTGGGATCCCTGCTGGGACACATTGGTTTTACAGACAGTAACTCCTTCATTGGAAGCACCACTGGGGTCCTATCTGGTGTCATTTCCCGACGACGACAAAGAGGCTACGTGGGGAGTGTACTTTATTTGGGCGAGCAAAATGCAGTGGAAGACATCACGCTCTCAGCCGGTGATATACGTGAGGCCTTCTCAGAAGCAATCCTTCTTGGACCACCAGAGTCCACCAGCAATGGAGAAATCTTGGCAGGTCTTCGCAACAGTGAGAAGTGGGAGTTGGTACCTAAGTTGTCCGCCTGGAATGAGTCCAAAACTCTACTAGAATCCGACGACAAAAGCCAATCTGCAGGGCAGGGCCAGGCCCATGATACGGATGCCGTCACCCAGCTCAAATTAGCAACGAGCGTGGCGGAAGCAAGAGAGATTATCCTCCAGCttttcaaggagaagctgcgcAGGAAGTTGGGACTCTCTTCTGATGTCCCGCTTAGACGTGAAACGCTCTTACATGAACTAGGAATTGACTCACTCGTGGCAGTAGATATTCACATCTGGTTTGCGAGAGAGTTGGGGGCTAAGATTCCAGTGGTGCAGATTATGGGCGCTGGTTCGATCGGTTCTATGGTTGATGAGGTCGTGAAACGCAGGAATGGCTTTACATAA
- a CDS encoding uncharacterized protein (acyl-CoA synthetase) yields MNSNTPTDIVSFCFETQADHNATGPILIDGLTPTRSLTLHQFRQLVCQLIAGLHEQKIQQGQCILVHLENSILYPALFLAIVGVGAVYMGAHPASSATELEHLLSLANPSLIITGRDTLSTVLQCTMSPSGGKKEKIPSDRVWVLNDIDQVLCEAFSSTPDASMGDAAYHHRRDITKLLHSGQRPWRTFDDDGQKSKITPAAMFATSGTSGLPKAAILSHHALIQQHISIHHPVPYPVTRLLTLPLFHRYGALVALFFPTRYAQPLILLPGFQLRPFLSAIHVHGVTETYLSPAMVHILIQSTPQSSSIRESLRSLRYVCVGGAPIDSRPLQSLQDMLHPEACVAQAWGMTETATVFQDRYCLPSRQFDKGSVGVVLPGYQVRLVDVSGSGRVLDNATEIPGELQVRGSGLFTSYKGHPDHTDGDGWFSTGDVMYQKNGHYFLVGRMKEMIKVRGYQVSPVELEAELAQHPLVKDAAVIGVLATDGSSELPRAYVVPLSWAERPSPEDIYDFMRQRLAGYKFLEGGVVFVDSIPRNSGGKIRRTKLSELDDQRDKLIALLT; encoded by the exons ATGAATTCCAATACACCAACCGACATAGTGAGCTTCTGTTTTGAGACACAGGCTGATCATAATGCAACCGGTCCGATCCTGATAGACGGGCTGACTCCTACGCGGTCACTCACCCTGCACCAATTCCGCCAGCTGGTCTGCCAGCTCATTGCCGGTCTACACGAACAGAAGATACAACAAGGACAATGTATCCTGGTACATCTGGAAAATAGCATTCTGTACCCGGCTCTGTTTCTCGCGATCGTCGGCGTCGGGGCTGTCTACATGGGTGCCCACCCCGCCAGTTCAGCAACCGAACTAGAGCACCTTCTGTCACTGGCCAATCCATCCTTGATCATCACCGGTCGCGACACCCTGTCGACAGTTTTACAATGTACTATGAGCCCAAgtggagggaagaaggaaaaaataCCGTCGGACCGAGTATGGGTCCTGAACGACATCGACCAAGTCTTGTGtgaggctttttcttccacgCCGGACGCATCCATGGGAGACGCAGCATACCATCACCGGCGAGACATTACGAAGCTCCTACATAGCGGCCAACGTCCCTGGCGGacatttgatgatgatggacaaAAGTCCAAAATTACCCCAGCTGCCATGTTCGCAACCAGCGGCACAAGCGGACTCCCCAAAGCAGCCATCCTATCCCATCACGCGCTCATCCAGCAACATATAAGCATCCACCATCCCGTTCCATACCCCGTCACTCGACTCCTCACATTGCCGCTCTTTCATCGGTATGGGGCCCTGGTcgcacttttctttccaacgCGGTACGCCCAGCCATTGATCCTCCTCCCGGGGTTTCAACTGCGGCCGTTCTTATCCGCTATTCACGTCCACGGCGTCACCGAGACTTATCTCTCGCCGGCGATGGTGCACATACTAATTCAGAGCACTCCACAATCATCGTCAATCCGCGAGTCTTTACGTTCATTGCGGTATGTTTGTGTAGGAGGCGCCCCCATCGATTCCCGGCCTCTCCAGTCCCTACAGGATATGTTACACCCAGAGGCATGTGTAGCTCAGGCGTGGGGAATGACGGAGACAGCGACTGTTTTCCAAGATCGATActgtcttccttctcgtcaGTTTGATAAAGGGAGTGTCGGTGTTGTTCTGCCAGGGTATCAGGTGCGCTTGGTTGATGTGAGTGGTTCCGGTCGGGTACTCGACAATGCCACGGAAATTCCCGGGGAATTGCAAGTTCGTGGCTCGGGCCTGTTCACCAGCTACAAAGGCCATCCTGATCACACGGATGGTGATGGTTGGTTCTCGACTGGGGACGTTATGTATCAGAAGAATGGCCACTATTTCCTTGTCGGAAggatgaaggaaatgattaAAGTTCGGGG ATACCAGGTATCTCCCGTTGAACTCGAAGCTGAACTGGCACAACATCCCCTAGTCAAGGATGCTGCTGTGATTGGGGTTTTGGCCACTGACGGAAGTTCTGAGCTGCCTCGTGCATATGTTGTCCCCCTCTCTTGGGCCGAGAGACCATCTCCCGAGGATATTTACGATTTTATGCGGCAGCGGCTGGCTGGGTATAAGTTTTTAGAGGGAGGTGTGGTTTTTGTGGATTCGATTCCGCGCAACTCTGGTGGAAAAATCCGCCGAACTAAACTTTCCGAATTGGATGATCAAAGGGATAAGTTAATAGCTCTTTTGacttga